The stretch of DNA tgaagctaaagaAGCATTGTCCAAGTGTGGGGCACTTTTAATGGCGCTGTGGCGCACTTTTTATAAAACTCAAACCACAAAATCAAAGaacagagaaacacagacacaaggGTCAGAACAAAAGTGTTATTCAGAAACCCTTTCAATAAACACACGCCATGGTTTCAGGCTGAGTAGCTGCCTTCACTGAAACCCATTCTTCCAAACCCCTCTTCCCACACACAGGATTTCTCACTGCTGTTATACCACGTGTCTGGGGCTTAATTGATCAAGACACGTTCGACACATGGCAGGGATAGAattaaccccatcactgccaaaCAAATGCACACACGGAGAGCACTTTGCCCAGGACCTGCATGTACTGTAAtagtgctgctgtttttttttttatgaatcaccTAGTATCAGTTACCCCACAAACCTAATTACTTTGTAACAAACAGAGTTCTCTTTCTGCTGAGACAGAAATGCTCTGTTTTATCAAGGAGGAACGTGGAAGAGTTTGGAAACGAAAAATTAGATGCACCCGCCATACCACTGTTAATAGGATGTAGggccacataaaaaaaaactaaaatgacgAAGTTCAATGTTTATATAAACATTCCTTTATAGGCTGAACCGAGATGGGAAAATAAActggttttgatttttaaaaaaaataaataagaataataataataataataataataaaaaaaaaaaaaaaaaacagttggaaaAGGTTTTAGGAAATAATgattataattaaaaaagcaaacaaaaaacagcccttaactaaacattctttaaaaagagTTATTTCTGTGAATTGGGGGTCCCGGTTACACATCTACTTTTTCAGGGGTGGGGGGGGCCCATATAGGTCCCAAAGATCCGGTCCCAGTGGGTGAAATAGGGGGCGTAGTTCACTTTGAAGCGCTGGTGGTGGATGGTGTGAAAGGGGGCCCCTCCGAAGATGTTATAGGGCAGCAGGTGGTGGGTGCCCCAGGGCAGGTCGTAGCCACAGTGATCCTCCACCGACAGCCAGATGTTGAGGAGGTGAAAGGTCACCTCGCTGAGCGGGTGGCAGCCCAGCAGAGCCGCGCTGGAGATGGCGAAGCCCTGCAGGAACAGCACCTCCCAGTGGCTGGAATACTGTGCTGCAAGGGCAAAGGGGTCCTGCACCTTGTGGTGAACACTGTGGATCTTCACAAACAGCCACGGCACCCTGCCAGGAGCACAGGAGTGACATTAACACCTTCTTAGAGgtgaaagcataggcaagcattgcaaaacatattgaaaaacaaaccatggcaaactaacccttgtaaaagtttcccacagtaaaagtacagcaaaggaccatacggacagctgggaataaataatctaattgcatggctgaaatcgtggtgcacacagaaaggcttcaccttccttgaacattggaccacattctacaacaaggactagcTGAggcggactgcacttaaataaaaagggaaccaatctgctcagagaaaggatcctcgaggaggttcagaagcatttaaactagaaaggaaggggggagaaatcaacaaaaaaaacagaagggagaccacatcaaaacaagggcaacaactcagttaagacagccattaaatgtatttatttaaatgcttgaagtctcagaaacaaaatgttagaatttgaagctactgcactaacaggtaactacaatgtgataggtgttacagaaacttggttatccgagagggatggagacgaatataatattagtgggtatacactgtataggaaagacaggcaggacagaagaggcagaggggtagcgctatacatcaaaaatagccttgaaacccaggtgttaaatctggaagaaaaaaaacaactcagaatcaatatggatcagaataatggacaaaaactCAAAGCGCATAGTAATAGGGGTATCCTATAGATCACCAAATTCAGACACCgggcaaaataatctgttatacaatgacattagaaatgcgtgcagcaaaggagaagccatactaatgggggatttcaacttcccacaaataaaatgggaaaacccagaggggagcacgacggacgcaatttgtcaaggcaccaactggggggggggggggggggggcggcatgCATCGACTTGTCAAATAACGAACACagaatctttatatagcacctttcatagtggtccaccattacaaagcgctttacaagatacgagactagggtgtgtgaaccatgcatcagctgcagagtcacttaccaaaacgtctcaccccaaagacagagcacaaggatcAGTGACTTGCACACAGTGAacatttgaaccagggacctcttggttacaagcctgtttctttaaccactggaccacacagtctcctaacCAATATGAAGCAGGGTCGACTGTACATATTAACTGATATAAAAGACAGGATCTACTGGACATAACTTTCAAAGAGACAAGGTGAACTGTACATATTGACTTCAATAAAAGAAAGGGTTCATATTAACTTATTTGTAAACCCCTTACCTGTGGATCAGCACGTGAAACATGAAGTACATGGTGTCAAACAGGAGCAGACACAGAACCACCTCTGCCAGGAACCTGAGGCACGACGGGGCCGCTGGAGGCAGGCTGGAAGGGGGTCGGAGGAGGTAGTGCAACAGCAGGGTCATGGGAAGGATGCAGACCACCTGGTTCCACATCACCCTCCCGAGGCAGCCCCACCACACCGTGGGACCCACGGGACCCAAACCACGCACCTTATAGCGCTGCAGCCATGGCCACCGCGGCCCCAGGCAGTCCAGCGCAGCGAAGGGGAGGCACAAGGAGATGTTAGCCATGAAGAAGAAGCATGCTGGCAAGAAGGGGGAGAGCAGGAGGTCCTGCCGACGCCTGATTGGATCCCACACCGGCTGGAGGAGCAGTGAGTTCTGGAGATAGCAGCTGtcattcatttttgtgttttcagaaaagaaaagtttgttgtaaaaaattttttttttttcccacaaatcCAGTTCCTTCTTTTTCACGACACGGAATGAGGCATCAGTTTTGGTCTTGCAGGGTTTTTAAGCTGCGTTTGTTAGACTCGATTGAAGTCCGTAAAGGAACATGTTCGTATCTGTCCAGCCAGTAAAATCGGTTTTACAGAACGTTCACATTTCCATCCTGTGCGTTGATAATgtacatttccctttttttttaatatatatttttatttatttttataaatgaagaaaaaagaaaaaagtttcaaacaaactaaaaccaaaataaaggcaacccccccccccccccccccgtggtcAAAGTTAGTCTTTTTTCAGGGTCACGTTTTTAGCTTCACTGTTGAAAGACATACTGTGAAGACTCGCTCTGGTCTGCTTTTAATAGACCCATATAATGAGGGATAGGGAGGGGGATTTCATTCACTCAAGGAAGTGATTCATTGATCCTACTCCAGTTCCATgaaaatctggaagaaaaaaaaaccacacaaaaataaGCACAAACTTCTGGCTTGCCTTTAATCTTCTCGTTGTTTTAGGTGAGTAACACATTTCAGTAAGGCAGGTCTGGGCTCACAGGCACTCAGTGTAAGCTCACAGGCATTCACCCCACAGTGCATTGTGACATAGCGAATACGCATGGCCCTTTCCCATCATTAAAGTTATTGCTCTTGTGAAACAATCTTTCTTTAATTGTGATTTGCATTCTTCTTCTATTGTTTTCAAGACACCACTGTCAAAAAAAAGGGACCCTTTTTCATATTGTCGTTTCTAGCTACCTGCTGGCCACTCAACACATGTACACCTATTGTTTGTAATGCTCCAAGCCACCTTACAAACATCTGTGCTTGTAAAAAATGTGCTTTACTATCAATATGTTAATCAAACTTTAACGTAGGTGCAGGTATTATGAATAGCATTGCCAGTGCCCTTCACCATCCCTAGCACTGCCACTCCCCTTCACCATCCCAAGCATCACCAGTGCCCTTCACCATCCCTAGCATTGCCACTCCCCTTCACCATCCCTAGCATTGCCACTCCGCTTcactaattatttgttcaattgggaCATCTGGGTCTTTTACAGATCAGgatataaaaacaatgcaatagaTTCAAGGTACAATGCCTGTGAAACACTCTGAagcctggagagaagtgttaaatgtgtcccaattaatcaaataatttgaCCAATTTAAGAACTGAGAGCTCggggtggaacaaaagccagaagacactgcggcccccTCCAACAACTGAGTTTGAAACTGAGCTAAAAACTGCATCTGTACT from Polyodon spathula isolate WHYD16114869_AA chromosome 31, ASM1765450v1, whole genome shotgun sequence encodes:
- the LOC121303173 gene encoding cholesterol 25-hydroxylase-like protein produces the protein MNDSCYLQNSLLLQPVWDPIRRRQDLLLSPFLPACFFFMANISLCLPFAALDCLGPRWPWLQRYKVRGLGPVGPTVWWGCLGRVMWNQVVCILPMTLLLHYLLRPPSSLPPAAPSCLRFLAEVVLCLLLFDTMYFMFHVLIHRVPWLFVKIHSVHHKVQDPFALAAQYSSHWEVLFLQGFAISSAALLGCHPLSEVTFHLLNIWLSVEDHCGYDLPWGTHHLLPYNIFGGAPFHTIHHQRFKVNYAPYFTHWDRIFGTYMGPPHP